The Lepidochelys kempii isolate rLepKem1 chromosome 5, rLepKem1.hap2, whole genome shotgun sequence genome window below encodes:
- the SERINC5 gene encoding serine incorporator 5 isoform X1 — protein MSAPCCAGQLACCCGTAACSLCCKCCPKIKQSTSTRFMYALYFILVTLICCIMMSRTVATEMKEHIPFYERICKGIQAGETCEKLVGYSAVYRVSFGMASFFFIFFLLTIKINNSKSCRAYIHNGFWFIKLLVLAAMCSGAFFIPDQDTFLNAWRYVGAAGGFLFILIQLILLVEFAHKWNKNWTAGTTHNKLWYGLLALGTLVLYSVAVGALILMAVFYTRAEGCTYNKILLGVNGGLCILISLVAISPCVQSRQPHSGLLQSGVISCYVMYLTFSSLSSKPPETILDENHKNITICVPDFSQGLPRDENLVTGLGTTLLFCCILYSCLTSTTRASSEALRGIYATPETEVARCCFCCAPDGDADTEEHVEERGGQTVIYDEKRGTVYSYAYFHFVFFLASLYVMMTVTHWFHYESAEIEKFFSGTWSIFWIKMASCWRGVLTAFSGQYYPPTPLPGYLAEHFSCLNRSCESVMGQAEQSESECSWSCDSHCLWEKRNGISWIPQHILSCPCPCPA, from the exons TTGGCCTGTTGCTGTGGTACTGCTGCTTGCTCCCTGTGCTGCAAATGCTGCCCCAAGATAAAGCAATCTACGAGCACCCGCTTCATGTATGCACTTTACTTCATACTGGTAACGCTCATCTGCTGTATCATGATGTCAAGAACAGTAGCTACTGAAATGAAAGAGCAC attCCTTTTTATGAGCGCATCTGCAAAGGTATTCAAGCAGGTGAGACGTGTGAGAAGCTAGTGGGATACTCTGCGGTTTATAGGGTCTCTTTTGGAATGGCGTCTTTCTTCTTTATCTTCTTCTTACTTACCATCAAAATTAACAACAGCAAAAGCTGCCGAGCATATATTCACAATGG GTTCTGGTTCATTAAGCTTCTAGTTTTGGCAGCCATGTGCTCAGGAGCTTTTTTCATTCCAGATCAAGACACCTTCCTTAATG CCTGGCGCTATGTAGGTGCAGCGGGAGGATTCCTTTTTATACTTATTCAGCTTATCCTGCTTGTGGAGTTTGCACACAAATGGAATAAAAACTG GACTGCGGGCACAACGCATAATAAACTGTGGTATGGCTTACTAGCTCTGGGCACTCTTGTCCTGTACTCCGTTGCTGTGGGAGCCCTGATTTTGATGGCTGTCTTTTACACGCGCGCCGAGGGCTGCACATACAACAAGATCCTGCTTGGTGTAAATGGTGGCCTGTGCATTCTTATTTCATTGGTAGCTATCTCACCCTGTGTCCAAAGTC GCCAGCCACACTCTGGTTTGTTGCAGTCAGGAGTTATCAGCTGCTATGTCATGTATCTCACCTTCTCATCTCTGTCAAGCAAACCACCAGAAACTA tCCTAGATGAGAACCATAAGAACATTACAATCTGCGTACCTGATTTTAGCCAGGGTTTGCCCAGAGATGAGAACCTGGTTACTGGATTGGGCACTACTCTTCTGTTTTGTTGCATTTTATATTCTTG TTTGACCTCAACAACTCGTGCAAGCTCTGAAGCACTGAGAGGAATATATGCAACACCTGAAACTGAA GTAGCTCGTTGCTGCTTTTGCTGTGCACCAGATGGAGATG CTGACACCGAAGAGCATGTTGAAGAAAGGGGCGGTCAGACTGTAATATATGATGAAAAGAGAGGCACAGTATACAGCTATGCCTACTTCCACTTCGTTTTCTTCTTGGCTTCTCTCTACGTGATGATGACAGTAACTCACTGGTTCCA TTATGAAAGTGCTGAGATTGAAAAATTCTTCAGTGGAACCTGGTCCATCTTCTGGATTAAGATGGCGTCATGTTGG CGTGGTGTTCTGACTGCCTTTTCTGGCCAATATTATCCACCCACTCCTCTGCCTGGCTACTTGGCAGAACATTTTTCATGTTTGAATAGATCCTGTGAGTCAGTGATGGGACAAGCTGAGCAG
- the SERINC5 gene encoding serine incorporator 5 isoform X5, with protein sequence MSAPCCAGQLACCCGTAACSLCCKCCPKIKQSTSTRFMYALYFILVTLICCIMMSRTVATEMKEHIPFYERICKGIQAGETCEKLVGYSAVYRVSFGMASFFFIFFLLTIKINNSKSCRAYIHNGFWFIKLLVLAAMCSGAFFIPDQDTFLNAWRYVGAAGGFLFILIQLILLVEFAHKWNKNWTAGTTHNKLWYGLLALGTLVLYSVAVGALILMAVFYTRAEGCTYNKILLGVNGGLCILISLVAISPCVQSRQPHSGLLQSGVISCYVMYLTFSSLSSKPPETILDENHKNITICVPDFSQGLPRDENLVTGLGTTLLFCCILYSCLTSTTRASSEALRGIYATPETEVARCCFCCAPDGDADTEEHVEERGGQTVIYDEKRGTVYSYAYFHFVFFLASLYVMMTVTHWFHYESAEIEKFFSGTWSIFWIKMASCWDSELQSRYSPENLNEIP encoded by the exons TTGGCCTGTTGCTGTGGTACTGCTGCTTGCTCCCTGTGCTGCAAATGCTGCCCCAAGATAAAGCAATCTACGAGCACCCGCTTCATGTATGCACTTTACTTCATACTGGTAACGCTCATCTGCTGTATCATGATGTCAAGAACAGTAGCTACTGAAATGAAAGAGCAC attCCTTTTTATGAGCGCATCTGCAAAGGTATTCAAGCAGGTGAGACGTGTGAGAAGCTAGTGGGATACTCTGCGGTTTATAGGGTCTCTTTTGGAATGGCGTCTTTCTTCTTTATCTTCTTCTTACTTACCATCAAAATTAACAACAGCAAAAGCTGCCGAGCATATATTCACAATGG GTTCTGGTTCATTAAGCTTCTAGTTTTGGCAGCCATGTGCTCAGGAGCTTTTTTCATTCCAGATCAAGACACCTTCCTTAATG CCTGGCGCTATGTAGGTGCAGCGGGAGGATTCCTTTTTATACTTATTCAGCTTATCCTGCTTGTGGAGTTTGCACACAAATGGAATAAAAACTG GACTGCGGGCACAACGCATAATAAACTGTGGTATGGCTTACTAGCTCTGGGCACTCTTGTCCTGTACTCCGTTGCTGTGGGAGCCCTGATTTTGATGGCTGTCTTTTACACGCGCGCCGAGGGCTGCACATACAACAAGATCCTGCTTGGTGTAAATGGTGGCCTGTGCATTCTTATTTCATTGGTAGCTATCTCACCCTGTGTCCAAAGTC GCCAGCCACACTCTGGTTTGTTGCAGTCAGGAGTTATCAGCTGCTATGTCATGTATCTCACCTTCTCATCTCTGTCAAGCAAACCACCAGAAACTA tCCTAGATGAGAACCATAAGAACATTACAATCTGCGTACCTGATTTTAGCCAGGGTTTGCCCAGAGATGAGAACCTGGTTACTGGATTGGGCACTACTCTTCTGTTTTGTTGCATTTTATATTCTTG TTTGACCTCAACAACTCGTGCAAGCTCTGAAGCACTGAGAGGAATATATGCAACACCTGAAACTGAA GTAGCTCGTTGCTGCTTTTGCTGTGCACCAGATGGAGATG CTGACACCGAAGAGCATGTTGAAGAAAGGGGCGGTCAGACTGTAATATATGATGAAAAGAGAGGCACAGTATACAGCTATGCCTACTTCCACTTCGTTTTCTTCTTGGCTTCTCTCTACGTGATGATGACAGTAACTCACTGGTTCCA TTATGAAAGTGCTGAGATTGAAAAATTCTTCAGTGGAACCTGGTCCATCTTCTGGATTAAGATGGCGTCATGTTGG GACTCTGAACTGCAATCAAGGTACAGTCCAGAAAATCTGAATGAAATTCCCTAA
- the SERINC5 gene encoding serine incorporator 5 isoform X3 yields MSAPCCAGQLACCCGTAACSLCCKCCPKIKQSTSTRFMYALYFILVTLICCIMMSRTVATEMKEHIPFYERICKGIQAGETCEKLVGYSAVYRVSFGMASFFFIFFLLTIKINNSKSCRAYIHNGFWFIKLLVLAAMCSGAFFIPDQDTFLNAWRYVGAAGGFLFILIQLILLVEFAHKWNKNWTAGTTHNKLWYGLLALGTLVLYSVAVGALILMAVFYTRAEGCTYNKILLGVNGGLCILISLVAISPCVQSRQPHSGLLQSGVISCYVMYLTFSSLSSKPPETILDENHKNITICVPDFSQGLPRDENLVTGLGTTLLFCCILYSCLTSTTRASSEALRGIYATPETEVARCCFCCAPDGDADTEEHVEERGGQTVIYDEKRGTVYSYAYFHFVFFLASLYVMMTVTHWFHYESAEIEKFFSGTWSIFWIKMASCWRGVLTAFSGQYYPPTPLPGYLAEHFSCLNRSCESVMGQAEQCAMLKSFPFALG; encoded by the exons TTGGCCTGTTGCTGTGGTACTGCTGCTTGCTCCCTGTGCTGCAAATGCTGCCCCAAGATAAAGCAATCTACGAGCACCCGCTTCATGTATGCACTTTACTTCATACTGGTAACGCTCATCTGCTGTATCATGATGTCAAGAACAGTAGCTACTGAAATGAAAGAGCAC attCCTTTTTATGAGCGCATCTGCAAAGGTATTCAAGCAGGTGAGACGTGTGAGAAGCTAGTGGGATACTCTGCGGTTTATAGGGTCTCTTTTGGAATGGCGTCTTTCTTCTTTATCTTCTTCTTACTTACCATCAAAATTAACAACAGCAAAAGCTGCCGAGCATATATTCACAATGG GTTCTGGTTCATTAAGCTTCTAGTTTTGGCAGCCATGTGCTCAGGAGCTTTTTTCATTCCAGATCAAGACACCTTCCTTAATG CCTGGCGCTATGTAGGTGCAGCGGGAGGATTCCTTTTTATACTTATTCAGCTTATCCTGCTTGTGGAGTTTGCACACAAATGGAATAAAAACTG GACTGCGGGCACAACGCATAATAAACTGTGGTATGGCTTACTAGCTCTGGGCACTCTTGTCCTGTACTCCGTTGCTGTGGGAGCCCTGATTTTGATGGCTGTCTTTTACACGCGCGCCGAGGGCTGCACATACAACAAGATCCTGCTTGGTGTAAATGGTGGCCTGTGCATTCTTATTTCATTGGTAGCTATCTCACCCTGTGTCCAAAGTC GCCAGCCACACTCTGGTTTGTTGCAGTCAGGAGTTATCAGCTGCTATGTCATGTATCTCACCTTCTCATCTCTGTCAAGCAAACCACCAGAAACTA tCCTAGATGAGAACCATAAGAACATTACAATCTGCGTACCTGATTTTAGCCAGGGTTTGCCCAGAGATGAGAACCTGGTTACTGGATTGGGCACTACTCTTCTGTTTTGTTGCATTTTATATTCTTG TTTGACCTCAACAACTCGTGCAAGCTCTGAAGCACTGAGAGGAATATATGCAACACCTGAAACTGAA GTAGCTCGTTGCTGCTTTTGCTGTGCACCAGATGGAGATG CTGACACCGAAGAGCATGTTGAAGAAAGGGGCGGTCAGACTGTAATATATGATGAAAAGAGAGGCACAGTATACAGCTATGCCTACTTCCACTTCGTTTTCTTCTTGGCTTCTCTCTACGTGATGATGACAGTAACTCACTGGTTCCA TTATGAAAGTGCTGAGATTGAAAAATTCTTCAGTGGAACCTGGTCCATCTTCTGGATTAAGATGGCGTCATGTTGG CGTGGTGTTCTGACTGCCTTTTCTGGCCAATATTATCCACCCACTCCTCTGCCTGGCTACTTGGCAGAACATTTTTCATGTTTGAATAGATCCTGTGAGTCAGTGATGGGACAAGCTGAGCAG
- the SERINC5 gene encoding serine incorporator 5 isoform X4, translated as MYALYFILVTLICCIMMSRTVATEMKEHIPFYERICKGIQAGETCEKLVGYSAVYRVSFGMASFFFIFFLLTIKINNSKSCRAYIHNGFWFIKLLVLAAMCSGAFFIPDQDTFLNAWRYVGAAGGFLFILIQLILLVEFAHKWNKNWTAGTTHNKLWYGLLALGTLVLYSVAVGALILMAVFYTRAEGCTYNKILLGVNGGLCILISLVAISPCVQSRQPHSGLLQSGVISCYVMYLTFSSLSSKPPETILDENHKNITICVPDFSQGLPRDENLVTGLGTTLLFCCILYSCLTSTTRASSEALRGIYATPETEVARCCFCCAPDGDADTEEHVEERGGQTVIYDEKRGTVYSYAYFHFVFFLASLYVMMTVTHWFHYESAEIEKFFSGTWSIFWIKMASCWRGVLTAFSGQYYPPTPLPGYLAEHFSCLNRSCESVMGQAEQSESECSWSCDSHCLWEKRNGISWIPQHILSCPCPCPA; from the exons ATGTATGCACTTTACTTCATACTGGTAACGCTCATCTGCTGTATCATGATGTCAAGAACAGTAGCTACTGAAATGAAAGAGCAC attCCTTTTTATGAGCGCATCTGCAAAGGTATTCAAGCAGGTGAGACGTGTGAGAAGCTAGTGGGATACTCTGCGGTTTATAGGGTCTCTTTTGGAATGGCGTCTTTCTTCTTTATCTTCTTCTTACTTACCATCAAAATTAACAACAGCAAAAGCTGCCGAGCATATATTCACAATGG GTTCTGGTTCATTAAGCTTCTAGTTTTGGCAGCCATGTGCTCAGGAGCTTTTTTCATTCCAGATCAAGACACCTTCCTTAATG CCTGGCGCTATGTAGGTGCAGCGGGAGGATTCCTTTTTATACTTATTCAGCTTATCCTGCTTGTGGAGTTTGCACACAAATGGAATAAAAACTG GACTGCGGGCACAACGCATAATAAACTGTGGTATGGCTTACTAGCTCTGGGCACTCTTGTCCTGTACTCCGTTGCTGTGGGAGCCCTGATTTTGATGGCTGTCTTTTACACGCGCGCCGAGGGCTGCACATACAACAAGATCCTGCTTGGTGTAAATGGTGGCCTGTGCATTCTTATTTCATTGGTAGCTATCTCACCCTGTGTCCAAAGTC GCCAGCCACACTCTGGTTTGTTGCAGTCAGGAGTTATCAGCTGCTATGTCATGTATCTCACCTTCTCATCTCTGTCAAGCAAACCACCAGAAACTA tCCTAGATGAGAACCATAAGAACATTACAATCTGCGTACCTGATTTTAGCCAGGGTTTGCCCAGAGATGAGAACCTGGTTACTGGATTGGGCACTACTCTTCTGTTTTGTTGCATTTTATATTCTTG TTTGACCTCAACAACTCGTGCAAGCTCTGAAGCACTGAGAGGAATATATGCAACACCTGAAACTGAA GTAGCTCGTTGCTGCTTTTGCTGTGCACCAGATGGAGATG CTGACACCGAAGAGCATGTTGAAGAAAGGGGCGGTCAGACTGTAATATATGATGAAAAGAGAGGCACAGTATACAGCTATGCCTACTTCCACTTCGTTTTCTTCTTGGCTTCTCTCTACGTGATGATGACAGTAACTCACTGGTTCCA TTATGAAAGTGCTGAGATTGAAAAATTCTTCAGTGGAACCTGGTCCATCTTCTGGATTAAGATGGCGTCATGTTGG CGTGGTGTTCTGACTGCCTTTTCTGGCCAATATTATCCACCCACTCCTCTGCCTGGCTACTTGGCAGAACATTTTTCATGTTTGAATAGATCCTGTGAGTCAGTGATGGGACAAGCTGAGCAG
- the SERINC5 gene encoding serine incorporator 5 isoform X2, producing MSAPCCAGQLACCCGTAACSLCCKCCPKIKQSTSTRFMYALYFILVTLICCIMMSRTVATEMKEHIPFYERICKGIQAGETCEKLVGYSAVYRVSFGMASFFFIFFLLTIKINNSKSCRAYIHNGFWFIKLLVLAAMCSGAFFIPDQDTFLNAWRYVGAAGGFLFILIQLILLVEFAHKWNKNWTAGTTHNKLWYGLLALGTLVLYSVAVGALILMAVFYTRAEGCTYNKILLGVNGGLCILISLVAISPCVQSRQPHSGLLQSGVISCYVMYLTFSSLSSKPPETILDENHKNITICVPDFSQGLPRDENLVTGLGTTLLFCCILYSCLTSTTRASSEALRGIYATPETEVARCCFCCAPDGDADTEEHVEERGGQTVIYDEKRGTVYSYAYFHFVFFLASLYVMMTVTHWFHYESAEIEKFFSGTWSIFWIKMASCWRGVLTAFSGQYYPPTPLPGYLAEHFSCLNRSCESVMGQAEQLGTRRSQQHVPEGLNGQLVSVPWTTFGEVLL from the exons TTGGCCTGTTGCTGTGGTACTGCTGCTTGCTCCCTGTGCTGCAAATGCTGCCCCAAGATAAAGCAATCTACGAGCACCCGCTTCATGTATGCACTTTACTTCATACTGGTAACGCTCATCTGCTGTATCATGATGTCAAGAACAGTAGCTACTGAAATGAAAGAGCAC attCCTTTTTATGAGCGCATCTGCAAAGGTATTCAAGCAGGTGAGACGTGTGAGAAGCTAGTGGGATACTCTGCGGTTTATAGGGTCTCTTTTGGAATGGCGTCTTTCTTCTTTATCTTCTTCTTACTTACCATCAAAATTAACAACAGCAAAAGCTGCCGAGCATATATTCACAATGG GTTCTGGTTCATTAAGCTTCTAGTTTTGGCAGCCATGTGCTCAGGAGCTTTTTTCATTCCAGATCAAGACACCTTCCTTAATG CCTGGCGCTATGTAGGTGCAGCGGGAGGATTCCTTTTTATACTTATTCAGCTTATCCTGCTTGTGGAGTTTGCACACAAATGGAATAAAAACTG GACTGCGGGCACAACGCATAATAAACTGTGGTATGGCTTACTAGCTCTGGGCACTCTTGTCCTGTACTCCGTTGCTGTGGGAGCCCTGATTTTGATGGCTGTCTTTTACACGCGCGCCGAGGGCTGCACATACAACAAGATCCTGCTTGGTGTAAATGGTGGCCTGTGCATTCTTATTTCATTGGTAGCTATCTCACCCTGTGTCCAAAGTC GCCAGCCACACTCTGGTTTGTTGCAGTCAGGAGTTATCAGCTGCTATGTCATGTATCTCACCTTCTCATCTCTGTCAAGCAAACCACCAGAAACTA tCCTAGATGAGAACCATAAGAACATTACAATCTGCGTACCTGATTTTAGCCAGGGTTTGCCCAGAGATGAGAACCTGGTTACTGGATTGGGCACTACTCTTCTGTTTTGTTGCATTTTATATTCTTG TTTGACCTCAACAACTCGTGCAAGCTCTGAAGCACTGAGAGGAATATATGCAACACCTGAAACTGAA GTAGCTCGTTGCTGCTTTTGCTGTGCACCAGATGGAGATG CTGACACCGAAGAGCATGTTGAAGAAAGGGGCGGTCAGACTGTAATATATGATGAAAAGAGAGGCACAGTATACAGCTATGCCTACTTCCACTTCGTTTTCTTCTTGGCTTCTCTCTACGTGATGATGACAGTAACTCACTGGTTCCA TTATGAAAGTGCTGAGATTGAAAAATTCTTCAGTGGAACCTGGTCCATCTTCTGGATTAAGATGGCGTCATGTTGG CGTGGTGTTCTGACTGCCTTTTCTGGCCAATATTATCCACCCACTCCTCTGCCTGGCTACTTGGCAGAACATTTTTCATGTTTGAATAGATCCTGTGAGTCAGTGATGGGACAAGCTGAGCAG
- the SERINC5 gene encoding serine incorporator 5 isoform X6 — protein MSAPCCAGQLACCCGTAACSLCCKCCPKIKQSTSTRFMYALYFILVTLICCIMMSRTVATEMKEHIPFYERICKGIQAGETCEKLVGYSAVYRVSFGMASFFFIFFLLTIKINNSKSCRAYIHNGFWFIKLLVLAAMCSGAFFIPDQDTFLNAWRYVGAAGGFLFILIQLILLVEFAHKWNKNWTAGTTHNKLWYGLLALGTLVLYSVAVGALILMAVFYTRAEGCTYNKILLGVNGGLCILISLVAISPCVQSRQPHSGLLQSGVISCYVMYLTFSSLSSKPPETILDENHKNITICVPDFSQGLPRDENLVTGLGTTLLFCCILYSCLTSTTRASSEALRGIYATPETEVARCCFCCAPDGDADTEEHVEERGGQTVIYDEKRGTVYSYAYFHFVFFLASLYVMMTVTHWFHYESAEIEKFFSGTWSIFWIKMASCWKG, from the exons TTGGCCTGTTGCTGTGGTACTGCTGCTTGCTCCCTGTGCTGCAAATGCTGCCCCAAGATAAAGCAATCTACGAGCACCCGCTTCATGTATGCACTTTACTTCATACTGGTAACGCTCATCTGCTGTATCATGATGTCAAGAACAGTAGCTACTGAAATGAAAGAGCAC attCCTTTTTATGAGCGCATCTGCAAAGGTATTCAAGCAGGTGAGACGTGTGAGAAGCTAGTGGGATACTCTGCGGTTTATAGGGTCTCTTTTGGAATGGCGTCTTTCTTCTTTATCTTCTTCTTACTTACCATCAAAATTAACAACAGCAAAAGCTGCCGAGCATATATTCACAATGG GTTCTGGTTCATTAAGCTTCTAGTTTTGGCAGCCATGTGCTCAGGAGCTTTTTTCATTCCAGATCAAGACACCTTCCTTAATG CCTGGCGCTATGTAGGTGCAGCGGGAGGATTCCTTTTTATACTTATTCAGCTTATCCTGCTTGTGGAGTTTGCACACAAATGGAATAAAAACTG GACTGCGGGCACAACGCATAATAAACTGTGGTATGGCTTACTAGCTCTGGGCACTCTTGTCCTGTACTCCGTTGCTGTGGGAGCCCTGATTTTGATGGCTGTCTTTTACACGCGCGCCGAGGGCTGCACATACAACAAGATCCTGCTTGGTGTAAATGGTGGCCTGTGCATTCTTATTTCATTGGTAGCTATCTCACCCTGTGTCCAAAGTC GCCAGCCACACTCTGGTTTGTTGCAGTCAGGAGTTATCAGCTGCTATGTCATGTATCTCACCTTCTCATCTCTGTCAAGCAAACCACCAGAAACTA tCCTAGATGAGAACCATAAGAACATTACAATCTGCGTACCTGATTTTAGCCAGGGTTTGCCCAGAGATGAGAACCTGGTTACTGGATTGGGCACTACTCTTCTGTTTTGTTGCATTTTATATTCTTG TTTGACCTCAACAACTCGTGCAAGCTCTGAAGCACTGAGAGGAATATATGCAACACCTGAAACTGAA GTAGCTCGTTGCTGCTTTTGCTGTGCACCAGATGGAGATG CTGACACCGAAGAGCATGTTGAAGAAAGGGGCGGTCAGACTGTAATATATGATGAAAAGAGAGGCACAGTATACAGCTATGCCTACTTCCACTTCGTTTTCTTCTTGGCTTCTCTCTACGTGATGATGACAGTAACTCACTGGTTCCA TTATGAAAGTGCTGAGATTGAAAAATTCTTCAGTGGAACCTGGTCCATCTTCTGGATTAAGATGGCGTCATGTTGG AAAGGTTAA